In Nymphaea colorata isolate Beijing-Zhang1983 chromosome 5, ASM883128v2, whole genome shotgun sequence, one genomic interval encodes:
- the LOC116254963 gene encoding L-type lectin-domain containing receptor kinase VIII.1-like, producing MRRRLFRLPITTTALLVVILLAFLLVCSRSEGKKTEFDLNTLTLGRLRLLGDAHVKNGTLALTRELPVPNSAAGRALYAQPVRLVDPATRARASFSTNFAFSITNLNPSSIGAGLAFVLAPDDRTLGEPGAYLGLISTLDPPEPRIVAVEFDTCMDVGFADINGNHVGLDLGSLASYAVADLDPVGVDLKSGDVVNAWIDYDGRTSLLDVSISYSNLRPPDPILSVHVDIAAHLREYAFVGFSASTQGSTETHTIQWWSFASSLPSSSSSSSPSPSSSSQPPPPPPPPPPPTNIFQGQGPPASSSGTSPTTYPPPSSTGNSSAPSPHPAPDRASSSPCHNRLCKSDPGAVAGVVTAGAFVLVACAGLIIWFRFRGVRLRRADGLLEIPASEMVRAPREFSYRTLKSATRNFDSSRIIGHGAFGTVYKGVIAETGAVVAVKRCSNESGGQGKAEFLSELSIIGALRHRNLVQLLGWCHQKGEILLVYEFMPNGSLDKALFLPAPMLPWRHRRRILAGVASALAYLHDECEKQVIHRDVKASNIMLDDGFNAKLGDFGLARQIEHDRSPDATIAAGTMGYLAPEYVLSGRATDKTDVFSFGAVVLEVACGRRPIEKTVVNLVDWVWGLHREGRLVEAADVRLAGEFEEGEMRRVLLVGLICSHPDPLHRPCMRNVVQMLSGETSSPAVPRSKPSMSFSSNLLMNLQEDSASDYNGIAASTSSSEASINGGGHLEV from the coding sequence ATGCGGCGGCGGCTTTTCCGGCTGCCCATCACCACCACCGCCCTTCTGGTGGTCATCCTCCTCGCCTTCCTCCTGGTCTGCAGCAGAAGCGAGGGGAAGAAGACGGAGTTCGATCTGAACACGCTGACGTTAGGGAGGCTGCGGCTGCTGGGCGACGCGCACGTCAAGAACGGGACGCTGGCGCTAACCAGGGAGCTGCCCGTGCCGAACAGCGCCGCCGGAAGGGCGCTCTACGCCCAGCCCGTCCGCCTTGTCGACCCTGCGACGCGCGCCAGGGCGTCCTTCTCCACCAACTTCGCCTTCTCCATCACCAACCTCAACCCGTCGTCCATCGGCGCCGGGCTCGCCTTCGTGCTGGCGCCGGACGACCGCACCCTCGGCGAGCCCGGGGCTTACCTCGGCCTCATCTCTACGCTCGACCCGCCCGAGCCCCGCATCGTCGCCGTCGAGTTCGACACGTGTATGGACGTCGGCTTCGCCGACATCAATGGCAACCACGTGGGCCTCGACCTCGGCTCCCTCGCCTCCTACGCCGTCGCCGACCTCGACCCAGTCGGCGTCGACCTCAAGTCCGGCGACGTCGTCAATGCCTGGATCGATTACGACGGCCGCACCTCCCTCCTCGACGTCTCCATCTCCTACTCCAACCTCCGCCCGCCGGATCCCATCCTCTCCGTGCACGTGGACATCGCCGCCCACCTCCGGGAGTACGCGTTTGTCGGATTCTCTGCGTCCACCCAGGGCAGCACCGAAACCCATACAATCCAGTGGTGGAGCTTTGCTTCCTCCCTCCCGtcttcctcatcctcctcctccccctccccttcttcctcttcgcaGCCAccaccccctccccctccccctccacCACCAACGAATATTTTTCAGGGACAGGGACCACCTGCTAGTAGCAGCGGCACTAGCCCCACCACTTACCCACCGCCCTCATCAACGGGTAATTCTTCTGCCCCTTCCCCGCACCCCGCGCCAGACCGAGCCTCTTCTTCTCCGTGCCACAACCGCCTCTGCAAGTCCGATCCGGGCGCCGTGGCTGGGGTCGTTACCGCCGGCGCGTTCGTGCTGGTCGCCTGCGCAGGCCTCATCATCTGGTTTCGCTTCCGAGGCGTCCGATTGCGGCGCGCCGATGGCCTGCTCGAGATACCGGCGTCGGAGATGGTCCGGGCACCTCGTGAATTTAGCTACCGGACGCTGAAATCGGCGACGCGGAACTTCGATTCCAGCCGGATAATCGGGCACGGCGCATTCGGCACTGTCTACAAGGGGGTGATCGCGGAGACAGGGGCCGTGGTGGCGGTGAAGAGGTGCAGCAATGAGAGCGGCGGGCAGGGGAAGGCAGAGTTCCTGTCCGAGTTGTCCATCATCGGTGCCCTCCGCCACCGGAACCTTGTCCAGCTTCTGGGGTGGTGCCACCAGAAAGGGGAGATCCTCCTGGTCTACGAATTCATGCCCAACGGCAGCCTCGACAAGGCCCTCTTCCTCCCGGCGCCGATGCTCCCCTGGCGACACCGCCGCCGGATACTCGCCGGCGTCGCCTCCGCCCTCGCCTACCTCCACGATGAATGCGAGAAGCAGGTAATCCACAGGGACGTGAAGGCCAGCAACATAATGTTGGACGACGGATTCAACGCCAAGCTGGGGGACTTCGGGCTCGCCCGGCAGATCGAGCACGACAGGTCGCCGGACGCAACGATCGCCGCGGGGACAATGGGCTACCTGGCGCCGGAGTACGTCCTCTCCGGCCGTGCGACCGACAAGACGGACGTCTTCAGCTTCGGAGCAGTGGTGCTGGAGGTGGCATGCGGGCGGAGGCCAATCGAGAAGACGGTGGTGAACCTAGTGGACTGGGTGTGGGGGCTCCACAGGGAGGGAAGGCTGGTGGAGGCGGCCGACGTCCGGCTGGCCGGCGAATTCGAGGAGGGGGAGATGAGGAGGGTGCTGCTGGTGGGGCTGATCTGCTCCCACCCGGACCCCCTGCACAGGCCCTGCATGAGGAACGTGGTACAAATGCTCAGCGGCGAGACGTCGTCGCCGGCGGTGCCGAGGTCAAAGCCCAGCATGAGCTTCAGCTCCAATCTGCTAATGAATTTGCAGGAAGATAGCGCGTCAGACTACAACGGCATTGCCGCTTCGACCTCCTCGTCCGAAGCGTCCATCAACGGCGGAGGACACCTTGAGGTCTGA